In Malus sylvestris chromosome 16, drMalSylv7.2, whole genome shotgun sequence, the following are encoded in one genomic region:
- the LOC126609221 gene encoding uncharacterized protein LOC126609221, translating to MLFYLTTLNLANVLRETEPIADGENIFSAETLTAIDAWKYNDFLCRNYILNALDDLLYDVYVVFKTAKELWESLEKKYKTEDAGSKKFVAGKFLDYKMMDSKSVISQTEDLQKIIHDIYVKGMVINESFQVASFIEKLPPSWKEFKSYLKHKRKELTFEDLIVRLRIEEDNKKNEKSLVSSMEAKANVVEGSSSKQRPKF from the coding sequence ATGCTGTTTTATTTGACAACACTAAACTTGGCTAATGTTCTGCGCGAGACTGAACCTATTGCAgatggagaaaatattttttctgcAGAAACTTTAACGGCCATAGATGCCTGGAAATATAATGATTTCCTCTGCAGAAACTATATTCTCAATGCATTAGATGATTTGTTGTATGATGTCTATGTGGTATTCAAAACAGCCAAGGAACTTTGGGAATCACttgagaaaaaatataaaaccgagGATGCtggttcaaagaaatttgttGCGGGCAAATTTTTGGACTACAAAATGATGGATTCCAAGTCTGTTATCTCTCAAACTGAAGATCTCCAGAAAATCATCCATGACATTTATGTTAAAGGGATGGTGATCAATGAGTCTTTCCAAGTGGCATCCTTTATAGAAAAATTGCCCCCTTCTTGGAAAGAGTTCAAGAGTTATCTCAAGCACAAACGTAAGGAGCTGACCTTTGAGGATCTCATTGTAAGGCTGAGAATTGAGGAAGATAACAAAAAGAATGAGAAGAGCCTGGTTTCGAGTATGGAAGCCAAGGCGAATGTTGTTGAAGGAAGTTCATCAAAGCAAAGGCCGAAATTCtag
- the LOC126609222 gene encoding uncharacterized protein LOC126609222, translating into MVEVQRMIDSALKKGLKFPKFIHPYPTYVEKFEYPKGFKIPDFSLFAGESSLSSLEHVAQFIAQCGDVNSDFYKLRLFNFLLTGSTFAWYINLSPNSIQSWEELVQKFHKQFYLSEMEMSVSSLAKMTQASDESPMDYLTRFKSARNWCRVPLSEVKFVKLALNGLDVEYKKKFLRVNFRDMYELAQHVEQYNHLLREENISKSLSRGTIYKNHAVSYASVEVEEPQYVNIDMAEIVIDKPYVCKALVHANSKDVKTRLASVEVAVKTLKVYTFDITKADAIFNQLLIAKIVKLRTGHNIPKADDLKGKNYCKYHNSNKHATNNCVVF; encoded by the coding sequence ATGGTCGAGGTCCAAAGGATGATCGATTCGGCTTTGAAAAAGGGGCTGAAGttcccaaaattcatccatccataccCAACTTATGTAGAAAAGTTTGAATATCCTAAAGGCTTTAAAATCCCAGACTTCAGCCTTTTTGCTGGAGAATCGTCCctatcctcgttagaacatgtggctcAATTCATTGCGCAATGTGGGGATGTTAATAGTGACTTCTATAAACTGCGACTATTCAACTTTTTGTTGACGGGCTCCACATTCGCGTGGTACATCAACCTCTCACCTAACTCTATCCAAAGTTGGGAGGAACTAGTCCAAAAATTCCATAAGCAATTTTATCTATCGGaaatggaaatgtcagtttcttcattggcCAAGATGACTCAAGCATCTGACGAGTCACCGATGGATTATCTTACAAGGTTTAAATCGGCCAGAAACTGGTGTCGAGTACCTCTCTCTGAAGTCAAATTTGTCAAGCTTGCTTTGAATGGGCTAGACgtggaatacaaaaagaaattcctgAGGGTAAATTTTCGAGATATGTATGAGCTGGCTCAGCACGTCGAACAATATAATCATTTGCTCCGAGAAGAAAACATTTCGAAGTCTTTATCTCGAGGGACGATCTATAAGAACCATGCAGTCAGTTATGCATCGGTCGAAGTTGAAGAACCCCAATATGTCAACATAGACATGGCCGAGATAGTGATTGATAAACCTTATGTATGCAAGGCATTGGTACACGCCAACTCCAAAGATGTCAAAACCCGCTTGGCCAGTGTAGAAGTGGCCGTCAAAACATTGAAGGTCTACACCTTCGACATAACTAAGGCTGACGCCATCTTCAACCAATTACTGATAGCGAAAATTGTCAAGCTTCGAACGGGACATAATATTCCCAAGGCCGATGACTTAAAAGGGAAAAattattgcaaataccacaactCGAACAAGCATGCAACGAACAACTGTGTTGTGTTTTGA